In Choloepus didactylus isolate mChoDid1 chromosome 6, mChoDid1.pri, whole genome shotgun sequence, one DNA window encodes the following:
- the LOC119538257 gene encoding putative olfactory receptor 5AK3 — translation MTHGNGTEVTEFILLGFGAQHRFQHVLFILFLLIYITSMVGNIGMILLIKADSRLQTPMYFFLQHLAFADICYTTAITPKTLQNLISENKSISFIGCVMQAWIYGTFGTNDCYLLAAMAVDRYVAICKPLRYSTVMSHTVCILLVAGSYVIGSINSSVHVGLMFSLTFCKSHNINHFFCDAPPILAISCSDIGMNIILLVVFVGFNLTFTMSVVIFSYIYILASILKVPSTAGRKKAFSTCASHLTAVTIFYGTFFYMYLQPNSNDLQENMKFASVFYGIVIPMLNPLIYSLRNKEVKEALLGIGKKYF, via the coding sequence ATGACACATGGAAATGGCACTGAAGTGACTGAATTCATTCTTCTGGGATTTGGTGCACAACACAGGTTTCAGCATGtcctcttcattttatttctactgATCTACATAACCTCCATGGTGGGTAATATTGGAATGATCCTACTCATCAAAGCTGATTCCAGACTTcaaacacccatgtactttttcctacaACATTTGGCATTTGCTGATATCTGTTATACCACTGCAATCACTCCCAAGACTTTGCAAAACCTCATATCAGAAAACAAATCAATTTCATTCATTGGATGTGTAATGCAAGCATGGATTTATGGGACATTTGGTACAAATGACTGTTACCTCCTGGCTGCTATGGCAGTGGACCGTTATGTAGCCATCTGTAAACCACTTCGTTATTCCACAGTCATGTCCCATACAGTGTGCATCCTACTGGTAGCTGGTTCATATGTAATTGGCTCAATTAATTCCTCTGTACATGTAGGTTTAATGTTTTCACTGACATTTTGCAAGTCCCACAACATTAACCACTTTTTTTGTGATGCTCCCCCAATTTTGGCCATTTCATGTTCTGACATTGGCATGAACATCATACTACTTGTTGTCTTTGTGGGATTTAACTTGACATTCACTATGTCAGTTGTCATCTTCTCTTATATATACATCCTGGCTTCCATCCTCAAGGTGCCTTCTACTGCAGGGAGGAAAAAAGCCTTCTCCACATGTGCCTCCCACCTGACAGCAGTCACCATTTTTTATGGAACTTTCTTTTACATGTACTTACAGCCTAATTCTAATGATTTGCAGGAGAATATGAAATTTGCCTCTGTATTTTATGGAATTGTGATTCCCATGTTGAACCCCCTGATCTATAGCTTgagaaataaggaagtaaaagaagctcTACTAGGAATAGGGAAGAAGTACTTCTAG